In Nitrospiraceae bacterium, the following are encoded in one genomic region:
- a CDS encoding DUF2934 domain-containing protein has translation MKSKKPLTSKTAQQRPAHRTKPVDTPSVSENLHERIARRAYEIYEQRIRQGALDDWLQAEGEILGQTSP, from the coding sequence ATGAAATCGAAGAAGCCGCTTACATCGAAGACGGCGCAGCAGAGACCCGCTCACCGAACGAAACCAGTCGACACCCCTTCCGTGTCGGAAAATCTCCATGAACGGATTGCCAGGCGAGCCTACGAGATCTACGAGCAACGGATACGACAAGGTGCCCTTGATGACTGGCTTCAGGCAGAGGGGGAAATCCTCGGGCAAACCAGCCCCTGA